A DNA window from Caulobacter mirabilis contains the following coding sequences:
- the otsB gene encoding trehalose-phosphatase, protein MLQTEIETTMAPAMAQPPALDLSRTALFLDLDGTLAAIEPTPDAVGPQPRRNWMLHELSRQLHGRLAVLSGRSIDDIDRILGETVRSLAGVHGLERRTPQGERVDLKPHPDLPAVAGMLQSFAAGQSGLLLEPKERSLALHYRGHPPAEAACLEIAHRLGAAYGLTVQEGRMVVELRTPGPDKGDALQVFMNDPVFVGATPVMVGDDLTDEDAFTAAETLGGFGVLVGDPRPTAARYRLDDPKAVLAWLEESIA, encoded by the coding sequence ATGCTACAGACAGAGATCGAGACGACCATGGCTCCGGCCATGGCGCAGCCCCCTGCGCTGGACCTTTCCCGGACCGCTCTGTTCCTGGATCTGGACGGCACCCTGGCGGCCATCGAGCCGACCCCCGACGCCGTCGGGCCCCAGCCGCGGCGCAACTGGATGCTGCACGAGCTGTCGCGCCAGCTGCACGGGCGGCTGGCCGTGCTGAGCGGTCGTTCGATCGACGACATCGACCGCATCCTGGGCGAGACGGTCCGCAGCCTGGCCGGCGTGCATGGGCTGGAGCGCCGAACGCCGCAGGGCGAACGCGTCGACCTGAAACCGCATCCCGACCTGCCTGCCGTCGCCGGCATGCTGCAGAGCTTCGCGGCCGGCCAAAGCGGCCTGCTGCTGGAGCCCAAGGAACGCAGCCTGGCCCTGCACTACCGCGGTCACCCGCCGGCCGAGGCCGCCTGCCTGGAGATCGCCCACCGCCTCGGCGCCGCCTACGGCCTGACGGTACAGGAGGGGCGCATGGTCGTGGAACTGCGCACGCCGGGTCCGGACAAGGGCGACGCCCTTCAGGTCTTCATGAACGACCCCGTCTTCGTCGGCGCGACGCCGGTGATGGTCGGCGACGACCTGACCGACGAGGACGCCTTCACGGCCGCCGAGACCCTGGGCGGCTTCGGCGTGCTGGTCGGCGATCCGCGCCCGACCGCCGCGCGCTATCGCCTCGATGATCCCAAGGCCGTACTGGCCTGGCTTGAGGAGTCGATCGCTTGA
- the otsA gene encoding alpha,alpha-trehalose-phosphate synthase (UDP-forming), whose protein sequence is MSRLIVVSNRVNLSRDTGAGAVGGLAAAIAAALRERPGIWFGWSGETTPQYTGQIAMERIGEVTVARVDLEEQDVEEYYNGYANKTLWPLFHNRIDLTAYERPFDAGYARVNRRFAEALAPLIAPDDLIWVHDYHLAPLARELRALGVKNRIGFFLHIPWPARQLLTTLPGHRKLVEALFHYDLIGFQTEDHLTAVTDYLAHEIGAAPISATGEVEAFGLRTQLGVFPIGIEAPDFRDGSRSPLGEESFQRMRESQAGRKMVLGVDRLDYSKGLEERFLSYEQFLAAHEEQREKVFLLQIATLSRDSVEAYQELRGRLDAIAGRVNGAYGTVDWVPLRYINSGYRQDELAGIYRAAHVGLVTPLRDGMNLVAKEYVAAQDPEDPGVLILSRFAGAAAQMGSALIVNPYDRDDVAAAIQRALSMGYAERRKRWERLMETVARDDVSAWRTRFVDALGAPRRPRPRLANDAA, encoded by the coding sequence TTGAGCCGCCTGATCGTCGTCTCCAACCGTGTGAACCTGTCCCGCGACACCGGCGCCGGAGCCGTCGGCGGCCTGGCCGCCGCGATCGCCGCCGCCCTGCGCGAACGGCCGGGGATCTGGTTCGGCTGGAGCGGCGAGACCACCCCTCAGTACACCGGCCAGATCGCCATGGAGCGGATCGGCGAGGTCACCGTGGCGCGGGTCGATCTCGAGGAGCAGGACGTCGAGGAATACTACAACGGCTACGCCAACAAGACGCTGTGGCCGCTGTTCCACAACCGCATCGACCTGACCGCCTACGAGCGCCCGTTCGACGCCGGCTACGCCCGGGTGAACCGCCGCTTCGCCGAGGCCCTGGCCCCGCTGATCGCGCCGGACGACCTGATCTGGGTGCACGACTATCACCTGGCCCCGCTGGCCCGGGAGCTGCGGGCGCTGGGCGTGAAGAACCGGATCGGCTTCTTCCTGCACATCCCCTGGCCGGCGCGGCAGCTGCTGACCACCCTGCCCGGCCACCGCAAGCTGGTCGAGGCGCTGTTCCATTACGACCTGATCGGCTTCCAGACCGAGGATCACCTCACCGCCGTGACCGACTATCTGGCGCACGAGATCGGGGCCGCCCCGATCTCGGCGACGGGCGAGGTCGAGGCCTTCGGCCTACGAACTCAGCTGGGCGTGTTCCCGATCGGCATCGAGGCGCCCGACTTCCGCGACGGCTCCCGGTCGCCGCTCGGCGAGGAGAGCTTCCAGCGGATGCGCGAGAGCCAGGCCGGCCGCAAGATGGTGCTGGGCGTCGACCGCCTCGACTATTCCAAGGGGCTGGAGGAGCGCTTCCTATCTTACGAACAGTTCCTCGCCGCGCATGAGGAACAGCGGGAAAAAGTCTTCCTGCTGCAGATCGCCACCCTCAGCCGCGACAGCGTCGAGGCCTATCAGGAGCTGCGCGGCCGGCTGGACGCCATCGCCGGTCGGGTGAACGGCGCCTACGGGACCGTCGACTGGGTGCCGCTGCGCTATATCAACAGCGGTTATCGGCAGGACGAGCTGGCCGGCATCTACCGCGCCGCCCATGTCGGCCTGGTCACGCCGTTGCGGGACGGGATGAACCTGGTGGCCAAGGAGTACGTCGCCGCGCAGGATCCGGAGGATCCGGGCGTACTGATCCTGTCGCGCTTCGCCGGCGCGGCCGCCCAGATGGGCTCGGCCCTGATCGTCAATCCCTACGACCGCGACGACGTCGCCGCCGCCATCCAGCGGGCCCTCTCCATGGGCTACGCCGAGCGGCGCAAGCGATGGGAACGGCTGATGGAGACGGTCGCCCGCGACGACGTCAGCGCCTGGCGCACCCGGTTCGTGGACGCCCTCGGCGCGCCGCGGCGACCGCGCCCGAGGCTGGCCAACGACGCGGCGTGA
- a CDS encoding acyltransferase family protein: protein MRRHHPFRLDLDAPMTRPITRPTLDTLQAGRAFAALVVLLFHVEITLALPQYLGREIHPVFDMGYSGVHFFFVLSGFVIMLAHGRDLGRPEAVSEFVWKRFRRIYPPLWIVLLAMLPLVLAAPAVNHNAPLDPLDLLSAFALAPALHEPLLSVAWTLRHEMLFYAVFGLIIWRPKLGLSVGAIWMALSAVLPWLGIDDWLRFFFTSQHLLFGFGALAYVALERGWVRLPRLTLFVGIALFTVTWSIPLLKLPLNGVIGNWAFGLGAALAIAGAAAVERGRGLRTPRALAFLGEASYAVYLAHLPIIYLAAEVIDRSAVLRGLPAPLLFWSVAAVSLAVGVAFHLAVEKPLLKRLPNRSPLRAATGGALP from the coding sequence TTGCGCCGCCATCACCCCTTCCGGCTGGACCTCGACGCGCCGATGACGCGCCCGATCACGCGACCGACCCTCGATACGCTGCAGGCCGGGCGGGCGTTCGCCGCGCTCGTGGTGCTGCTGTTCCATGTCGAGATCACCCTGGCTCTGCCCCAGTACCTGGGCCGCGAGATCCATCCCGTCTTCGACATGGGCTACAGCGGCGTCCACTTCTTCTTCGTGCTCAGCGGCTTCGTGATCATGCTGGCGCACGGCCGCGACCTGGGCCGCCCGGAAGCCGTCTCGGAATTCGTCTGGAAGCGGTTCCGGCGCATCTATCCGCCGCTCTGGATCGTCCTGCTGGCGATGCTCCCGCTGGTCCTGGCCGCGCCGGCGGTGAACCACAACGCTCCGCTCGATCCCCTGGACCTGCTGTCCGCCTTCGCCCTGGCTCCGGCCCTGCACGAGCCGCTCCTCAGCGTGGCCTGGACGCTGCGCCATGAGATGCTGTTCTACGCCGTGTTCGGACTGATCATCTGGCGGCCAAAGCTCGGCCTTTCGGTCGGCGCGATCTGGATGGCGCTGTCCGCCGTGCTGCCCTGGCTGGGGATCGACGACTGGCTGCGCTTCTTCTTCACCAGCCAGCATCTGCTGTTCGGGTTCGGGGCCTTGGCCTACGTCGCCCTGGAACGCGGCTGGGTGCGGCTCCCGCGACTCACCCTGTTCGTCGGGATCGCCCTGTTCACGGTCACCTGGAGCATCCCGCTGCTCAAGCTTCCGCTCAACGGCGTCATCGGCAATTGGGCGTTCGGCCTGGGCGCCGCCCTGGCCATCGCCGGGGCCGCCGCCGTGGAGCGCGGCCGGGGACTGCGCACGCCGCGCGCGCTCGCCTTCCTGGGCGAGGCGTCCTACGCCGTCTACCTGGCGCATCTGCCGATCATCTACCTGGCGGCCGAGGTCATCGACCGGAGCGCCGTCCTGCGCGGCCTGCCCGCGCCGCTGCTGTTCTGGAGCGTCGCCGCCGTCTCCCTGGCCGTCGGCGTCGCCTTCCATCTGGCCGTCGAGAAGCCCCTGCTGAAGCGCCTCCCGAACCGGTCGCCGCTGCGCGCGGCGACCGGCGGCGCCCTGCCCTGA
- a CDS encoding DEAD/DEAH box helicase, with amino-acid sequence MTEFSQLGLSAPTLQAVADTGYTTATPIQEQAIPVALAGRDVLGIAQTGTGKTAAFTLPMIDRLASGRARARMPRALVLAPTRELADQVAASFEKYAKGQKLSWALLIGGVSMGDQVAALDKGVDVLIATPGRLLDLFDRSKILLTGVQLMVVDEADRMLDMGFIPDIERIFKLTPPKRQTLFFSATMPPEITRLTQQFLKDPTRIEVARPATTADTITQYLAKIPTSDPKAKRTALRSLIDRSEIKNGIVFCNRKSEVDIVAKSLRTHGYDAGAIHGDLDQATRMRTLENFRKGELKLLCASDVAARGLDIPDVSHVFNYDVPHHADDYVHRIGRTGRAGRTGEAFMIVTPGDDKNLDKVLKLIGKTPKEATFEGIDWSTVKTEARHKEANKRDRERARGDKGRGRGRPASETSVVSMEAIAAPTPTSETPAEKPARRKRPAKTEPVETVVAAPVKAAKPPRAEEAPIPLPSERPDRQRREAARPEPRERDRDRDRGRRDDRRRDDRGEDRDDRRVVGFGADMPAFMMRATPLATTTPED; translated from the coding sequence ATGACCGAATTTTCCCAGCTGGGGCTTAGCGCTCCCACCCTGCAGGCGGTGGCCGATACCGGCTACACGACCGCCACCCCCATCCAAGAGCAGGCCATCCCGGTGGCCCTGGCCGGCCGCGACGTCCTGGGCATCGCCCAGACCGGCACCGGCAAGACCGCCGCCTTCACCCTGCCGATGATCGACCGCCTGGCCTCGGGCCGCGCCCGCGCGCGGATGCCCCGCGCCCTGGTGCTCGCCCCGACCCGCGAACTGGCCGACCAGGTCGCCGCCTCGTTCGAGAAGTACGCCAAGGGCCAGAAGCTCAGCTGGGCCCTGCTGATCGGCGGCGTCTCGATGGGCGACCAGGTCGCCGCCCTCGACAAGGGCGTGGACGTGCTGATCGCCACCCCGGGCCGCCTGCTCGACCTGTTCGACCGCAGCAAGATCCTGCTGACCGGCGTGCAGCTGATGGTCGTCGACGAAGCCGACCGCATGCTCGACATGGGCTTCATCCCGGACATCGAGCGGATCTTCAAGCTGACGCCGCCCAAGCGTCAGACCCTGTTCTTCAGCGCCACCATGCCGCCGGAAATCACCCGGCTGACGCAGCAGTTCCTGAAGGACCCGACCCGCATCGAGGTCGCCCGTCCGGCCACGACCGCCGACACCATCACCCAGTACCTGGCCAAGATCCCGACCAGCGACCCGAAGGCCAAGCGCACCGCGCTGCGCAGCCTGATCGACCGCAGCGAGATCAAGAACGGGATCGTCTTCTGCAACCGCAAGAGCGAGGTCGACATCGTCGCCAAGTCGCTGCGGACCCACGGCTATGACGCCGGCGCCATCCACGGCGACCTGGATCAGGCCACGCGGATGAGGACGCTGGAGAACTTCCGCAAGGGCGAGCTGAAGTTGCTCTGCGCCTCGGATGTCGCCGCCCGCGGCCTCGACATCCCGGACGTCAGCCACGTCTTCAACTACGATGTCCCGCACCACGCCGACGACTATGTCCACCGCATCGGCCGCACCGGCCGCGCCGGCCGCACCGGCGAGGCGTTCATGATCGTGACGCCGGGCGACGACAAGAACCTGGACAAGGTCCTCAAGCTGATCGGCAAGACCCCGAAGGAAGCCACCTTCGAGGGCATCGACTGGTCGACGGTGAAGACCGAGGCCCGCCATAAGGAAGCCAACAAGCGCGACCGTGAACGCGCCCGGGGCGACAAGGGCCGCGGTCGCGGCCGTCCGGCCTCGGAGACCTCGGTCGTGTCGATGGAGGCCATCGCCGCCCCCACGCCGACCTCCGAAACGCCGGCCGAGAAACCCGCGCGCCGCAAGCGCCCGGCCAAGACCGAGCCGGTCGAGACCGTCGTCGCCGCGCCGGTGAAGGCCGCCAAGCCGCCCAGGGCGGAAGAGGCGCCGATCCCGCTGCCCTCCGAACGTCCGGACCGCCAGCGTCGCGAAGCCGCCCGCCCGGAACCGCGCGAGCGGGATCGCGACCGGGATCGCGGCCGTCGCGACGACCGCCGCCGCGACGATCGCGGCGAGGATCGTGACGACCGCCGCGTCGTCGGCTTCGGCGCCGACATGCCGGCCTTCATGATGCGCGCCACGCCCCTCGCGACGACGACGCCGGAAGACTAG
- a CDS encoding NAD(P)-dependent alcohol dehydrogenase — MRALAVDTVNHRSRVIEVPRPVPGPGRILVQIAVSAVNEMDVQVRAGGWASQVKGFRRAGPVLTGFEFVGTARTDGARIRAGQRVIGYCHVLNGPRVHAEFACVDERDMVAIPDTLGDEAAAALVVMGLTAIEVLERIRPLTPGQRCLVIGAAGGVGAYAVQLAASRGARVTAICSAVNADWVGMQGATEVRPYETEPRYRKGDRFDLILDAPAKSSFAEASPYLSRDGTFVSSNPTHDLGAFVRAAFGRKRAGWLMMLRTDPAKLARLVALYEAGVLKPVIDSVFDVSNADAAFERFETRAKQGRVLLRL, encoded by the coding sequence ATGCGCGCTCTGGCCGTGGACACGGTGAATCATCGCTCGCGGGTCATCGAGGTTCCGAGACCCGTTCCCGGTCCTGGTCGGATTCTGGTCCAGATCGCCGTCTCGGCGGTGAACGAAATGGACGTCCAGGTCCGCGCCGGCGGCTGGGCTTCGCAGGTGAAGGGCTTCCGCCGCGCGGGACCTGTCCTGACCGGGTTCGAGTTCGTCGGGACGGCGCGGACCGACGGCGCCCGCATCCGCGCCGGCCAGCGCGTCATCGGCTACTGCCACGTGCTGAACGGCCCGCGCGTCCATGCCGAATTCGCCTGTGTGGACGAGCGCGACATGGTCGCCATCCCGGATACCTTGGGGGACGAGGCGGCCGCCGCCCTGGTGGTCATGGGACTGACCGCCATCGAGGTGCTGGAGCGGATCCGCCCCCTGACGCCGGGCCAGAGGTGTTTGGTGATCGGGGCGGCCGGCGGCGTCGGGGCCTATGCGGTGCAGCTGGCGGCCAGCCGGGGCGCGCGGGTGACGGCGATCTGTTCGGCGGTCAACGCCGACTGGGTCGGCATGCAGGGCGCGACCGAGGTGCGGCCGTACGAGACCGAGCCGCGATACCGCAAGGGCGATCGCTTCGACCTGATCCTGGACGCGCCGGCCAAGTCGTCCTTCGCGGAGGCCTCGCCCTATCTCTCGCGGGACGGGACCTTCGTCAGCAGCAACCCGACCCACGACCTGGGGGCCTTCGTCCGCGCCGCCTTCGGCCGCAAACGCGCCGGCTGGCTGATGATGCTGCGCACCGATCCGGCCAAGCTGGCCCGACTGGTGGCGCTGTACGAGGCGGGCGTGCTGAAACCGGTCATCGACAGCGTCTTCGACGTTTCAAACGCCGACGCCGCCTTCGAACGGTTCGAAACCCGCGCCAAACAGGGGCGGGTTCTGCTCAGGCTCTAG
- a CDS encoding GNAT family N-acetyltransferase, whose product MTAKLNPPATPTTEQAEHIAALIPDLIRATGPVSYGYQFGPGDLLDRMVGASWPTADTLFCAACTTAMFDGDDLLGIELGFAGPNFYAFKANLAGLASDLLARGVATHEELAGLLERAEEASYLNAHVPDDVYYLHALSAPPAHRGKGAGRALLEAAIGRARAAGYRELQLDVLADNPAVGFYQAMGLRILSETRSPRLTRDHGFPSEYRMAAAL is encoded by the coding sequence ATGACCGCCAAGCTCAATCCACCCGCGACGCCGACCACGGAACAGGCCGAACACATCGCCGCCCTGATACCCGATCTGATCCGCGCCACCGGACCGGTCAGCTACGGCTACCAGTTCGGCCCCGGGGATCTGCTGGATCGGATGGTGGGAGCGTCCTGGCCGACAGCGGACACCTTGTTCTGCGCCGCCTGCACTACGGCGATGTTCGACGGCGACGACCTGCTTGGCATCGAGCTGGGGTTCGCCGGCCCGAACTTCTATGCCTTCAAGGCCAACCTGGCGGGCCTCGCGTCGGACCTGCTGGCCCGCGGGGTCGCGACCCATGAGGAACTGGCGGGGCTGCTTGAGCGGGCCGAGGAGGCCAGCTATCTCAACGCCCACGTTCCCGACGACGTCTACTATCTTCACGCGCTGTCGGCCCCGCCGGCCCATCGCGGCAAGGGCGCCGGCCGGGCGCTGCTCGAGGCGGCGATCGGACGGGCGAGGGCGGCGGGCTATCGCGAGCTGCAGCTCGACGTCCTGGCCGACAATCCGGCGGTCGGCTTCTACCAGGCGATGGGGCTGCGCATCCTGAGCGAGACCCGATCGCCGAGGTTGACGCGGGATCACGGTTTTCCCAGCGAATACCGCATGGCGGCAGCCCTGTGA
- a CDS encoding TetR/AcrR family transcriptional regulator, which translates to MSNRRMPREERRRQLLETAATVIRTEGTDALTLARLAEQAGVTKPIAYEHFGTRAGLLIALYRHFDEQQSEAVHAALAETARTLDDAVAIVAAAYVDCVLQAGPEYGAIAAALSASEEMSDVRQTLREGYVDLYQAALARFVLDPAAVSRPLLLGLIAAADGLSEAAAAERMSRDEAVDALSRIMLGALRD; encoded by the coding sequence ATGTCGAACAGGCGAATGCCGCGCGAGGAACGGCGGCGACAGCTTCTGGAAACCGCGGCGACCGTCATCCGCACCGAGGGCACCGACGCCCTCACCCTGGCGCGCCTGGCCGAACAGGCCGGGGTGACCAAACCGATCGCCTACGAACACTTCGGAACCCGAGCCGGACTGCTGATCGCCCTCTATCGGCACTTCGACGAGCAGCAGTCGGAGGCCGTGCACGCCGCCCTGGCCGAGACCGCCAGGACGCTCGACGACGCGGTCGCCATCGTCGCGGCGGCCTATGTCGACTGCGTTCTACAAGCCGGACCCGAGTACGGCGCGATCGCCGCGGCTTTGTCGGCCAGCGAGGAGATGAGCGACGTCCGCCAGACCCTGCGCGAGGGCTACGTCGACCTCTACCAGGCGGCGCTGGCCCGATTCGTCTTGGATCCGGCCGCAGTGTCCCGTCCGCTTCTTCTGGGCCTGATCGCCGCCGCCGACGGCTTGTCGGAAGCCGCCGCCGCCGAACGCATGAGCCGCGACGAAGCCGTCGACGCCCTCTCGCGGATCATGCTGGGCGCGCTGAGGGACTAG
- a CDS encoding VOC family protein codes for MFDHLSVGVRDLAAARRFYDAFFAPLGSANAWAAEAELAYGPGGTSRQFFLYPVTGDQVHGLGTHIAFSADSRAAVDAAYAAALAHGATTIRAAGLHPDVAPDYYGAVVLDPDGNKLEIVADTMH; via the coding sequence ATGTTCGATCACCTGTCCGTAGGCGTCCGCGACCTGGCCGCCGCGCGCCGCTTCTACGACGCCTTCTTCGCGCCGCTGGGCAGCGCCAACGCCTGGGCCGCGGAGGCGGAGCTGGCCTACGGGCCCGGCGGAACCAGCCGACAGTTCTTCCTCTATCCGGTGACCGGCGACCAGGTTCACGGCCTGGGAACCCACATCGCCTTCTCGGCCGACAGCCGCGCGGCGGTCGACGCCGCCTATGCGGCCGCCCTCGCCCACGGCGCGACCACGATCCGGGCCGCCGGCCTGCACCCGGACGTCGCGCCCGACTACTACGGCGCGGTGGTGCTCGATCCAGACGGCAACAAGCTCGAGATCGTCGCCGACACCATGCACTGA
- a CDS encoding coniferyl aldehyde dehydrogenase: protein MNAPANLGAEGHKAAMLAVLERQKAAHLRDGAPTAEQRIERLDRCIGLLVDHAKDIQEALNEDFGNRSKDATLLTDVSGSIGPLKHAKENVRKWMKGEKRKTTPAILGLFGAKAEVVYQPKGVVGVISPWNFPVNLTFAPLAGILAAGNRAMIKPSEFTPATSELMKTMFGKVFSEEEIAVLTGGPEVGQAFSELPFDHMIFTGATSIARHVMRAAAENLVPLTLELGGKSPVILSKSADVSLAAARIMNGKTLNAGQICLAPDYVLAPEESVGEFVKEAQGAVTRMFPTLKDNPDYTAVVAQRHYDRIKGYIDDARAKGAQIVEINPAGEDFSQQEHRKIPPTLILNPSDDMKVMQEEIFGPVLPVKTYKQVDEAVNYINANERPLGLYWFGTDEAEKAKVLERTTSGGVTVNDVVMHVAQEDLPFGGVGPSGMGSYHGHDGFKEFSHKKAIFTQLKKDIAPLKQMRPPYGPGIRKYLAGTLTR, encoded by the coding sequence ATGAACGCTCCCGCCAACCTCGGGGCCGAAGGCCACAAGGCCGCCATGCTGGCGGTGCTCGAGCGCCAGAAGGCCGCGCATCTGCGGGACGGCGCCCCGACCGCCGAGCAGCGCATCGAGCGGCTGGATCGCTGCATCGGCCTGCTGGTCGACCACGCCAAGGACATCCAGGAGGCGCTCAACGAGGACTTCGGCAACCGCTCCAAGGACGCCACCCTGTTGACCGACGTCAGCGGTTCGATCGGCCCGCTGAAGCACGCCAAGGAAAACGTCCGCAAGTGGATGAAGGGCGAGAAGCGCAAGACCACGCCGGCGATCCTGGGCCTGTTCGGCGCCAAGGCCGAGGTCGTCTACCAGCCCAAGGGCGTGGTCGGCGTGATCAGTCCCTGGAACTTCCCGGTGAACCTGACCTTCGCGCCGCTGGCCGGCATCCTGGCGGCGGGCAACCGCGCCATGATCAAGCCGTCGGAGTTCACGCCGGCCACCTCCGAGCTGATGAAGACCATGTTCGGCAAGGTGTTCAGCGAGGAAGAGATCGCGGTCCTAACGGGCGGGCCGGAGGTCGGCCAGGCCTTCTCCGAGCTGCCGTTCGACCACATGATCTTCACCGGCGCGACCTCGATCGCCCGCCACGTCATGCGGGCGGCGGCCGAGAACCTGGTGCCGCTGACGCTGGAGCTGGGCGGCAAGAGTCCGGTGATCCTGTCCAAGTCGGCGGACGTCTCGCTGGCCGCGGCGCGGATCATGAACGGCAAGACGCTGAACGCCGGCCAGATCTGCCTGGCGCCCGACTACGTCCTGGCGCCGGAGGAGAGCGTCGGCGAGTTCGTGAAGGAGGCCCAGGGCGCGGTGACGCGGATGTTCCCGACCCTCAAGGACAATCCCGACTACACCGCCGTGGTCGCCCAGCGGCACTACGATCGGATCAAGGGCTACATCGACGACGCCCGGGCCAAGGGCGCGCAGATCGTCGAGATCAACCCGGCGGGCGAGGACTTCAGCCAGCAGGAGCATCGCAAGATCCCGCCGACCCTGATCCTGAACCCGTCGGACGACATGAAGGTCATGCAGGAGGAGATCTTCGGCCCGGTCCTGCCGGTGAAGACCTACAAGCAGGTCGACGAGGCGGTGAACTACATCAACGCCAACGAACGGCCGCTGGGCCTCTACTGGTTCGGGACCGACGAGGCGGAGAAGGCCAAGGTGCTGGAGCGCACGACCAGCGGCGGGGTCACGGTCAACGACGTGGTCATGCACGTCGCCCAGGAGGACTTGCCGTTCGGCGGCGTCGGCCCGTCCGGCATGGGCAGCTACCACGGCCATGACGGCTTCAAGGAGTTCAGTCACAAGAAGGCGATCTTCACCCAGCTGAAGAAGGACATCGCGCCGCTCAAGCAGATGCGGCCGCCGTATGGCCCGGGCATTCGCAAGTATCTCGCCGGCACGCTGACCCGGTAA
- a CDS encoding GGDEF domain-containing protein has product MSGNVETTLRGPDAYKVAHRTLEIMERHAVWPTPLNFELWSHYVADPEGPLARELNRLLSIGEPLTETVSEELAAVYLAKARLNEQIRDAGDQLSKELAAVSRAIVQAQKSHETYGQTLAGASKGLADAKDTAQIKAMVDSLSTATRRVQRENKSLEKKLAESTGEVQRLREHLEQVRRDATTDGLTNLANRKAFDEELARACAEADENGSILTLAVLDIDHFKSFNDTWGHQTGDQVIRYVASVIGSRGATPRFSARYGGEEFAMIFPGEDAALVEACLEEIREEVASRMLKRRSTNEDLGTVTVSAGLATRQEGETGSCVMERADKALYASKRTGRNRVTNAEKPAKAA; this is encoded by the coding sequence ATGTCCGGCAACGTAGAAACCACGCTGCGCGGTCCCGACGCCTACAAGGTCGCTCACAGGACGCTCGAAATCATGGAGCGGCACGCCGTTTGGCCGACGCCGCTGAACTTCGAGCTGTGGTCGCACTACGTCGCCGATCCGGAAGGCCCGCTTGCCCGGGAACTCAATCGCCTGCTGTCGATCGGCGAGCCGCTGACCGAAACGGTCAGCGAGGAACTGGCCGCCGTCTACCTGGCGAAGGCGCGCCTGAACGAACAGATCCGCGACGCCGGCGACCAGCTGTCCAAGGAGCTGGCGGCCGTTTCCCGCGCCATCGTCCAGGCGCAGAAGTCGCACGAGACCTACGGCCAGACCCTGGCCGGCGCCAGCAAGGGCCTGGCCGACGCCAAGGACACCGCGCAGATCAAGGCGATGGTCGACTCCCTGTCGACCGCGACCCGCCGGGTCCAGCGCGAGAACAAGTCTCTCGAGAAGAAGCTGGCGGAGTCGACCGGCGAGGTCCAACGCCTGCGCGAACACCTGGAGCAGGTCCGCCGCGACGCCACCACCGACGGCCTGACCAACCTGGCCAACCGCAAGGCCTTCGACGAGGAACTGGCCCGCGCCTGCGCCGAGGCCGACGAGAACGGCTCGATCCTGACGCTGGCCGTGCTCGATATCGACCATTTCAAGAGCTTCAACGACACCTGGGGCCACCAGACCGGCGACCAGGTGATCCGCTACGTCGCCAGCGTCATCGGCAGCCGCGGCGCCACGCCACGCTTCTCCGCCCGCTACGGCGGCGAGGAGTTCGCGATGATCTTCCCAGGCGAGGACGCCGCGCTGGTCGAGGCCTGCCTCGAGGAAATCCGCGAGGAAGTGGCCTCGCGCATGCTCAAGCGTCGCTCGACCAACGAAGACCTGGGCACGGTCACCGTCTCCGCCGGCCTGGCCACGCGCCAGGAGGGCGAGACCGGCAGCTGTGTCATGGAGCGGGCCGACAAGGCGCTCTACGCCTCCAAGCGCACGGGCCGCAACCGCGTGACCAACGCCGAGAAACCGGCCAAGGCGGCCTGA